The following are encoded in a window of Brevibacillus ruminantium genomic DNA:
- a CDS encoding ABC transporter ATP-binding protein, translating into MAEALLQVRDLKKYFPIKGKMFQPPTYVKAVDGVSFTIQKGETVGLVGESGCGKSTTGRALLHLLPPTGGEVIYKGKNLTTLTTNELRLLRKELQIVFQDPCASLDPRMKIRDVLLEPLEIHRIGSNQERLRMVEEILDIVGLGGHYANRYPHEFSGGQRQRIGIARSLILRPSLIVADEPVSALDVSIQSQILNLLQDLQEQFDLTYLFISHDLSVVKHISDRVGVMYLGRLVEFAPKEKLYAAPAHPYTQALLSAAPVANPDAKPQRIILTGDVPNPANPPSGCAFHTRCPFVMDKCKSTRPELGALDGDGHLVACHLHQ; encoded by the coding sequence ATGGCGGAAGCGTTGCTGCAGGTACGTGATCTAAAAAAGTACTTTCCGATCAAGGGAAAAATGTTTCAGCCGCCGACCTACGTCAAGGCGGTAGACGGCGTTTCTTTTACCATACAAAAAGGGGAGACCGTCGGGCTCGTCGGGGAGAGCGGCTGCGGCAAGTCGACAACCGGCCGTGCGCTCCTGCATCTGCTCCCGCCGACCGGAGGCGAAGTTATATATAAAGGAAAGAATTTGACGACGCTCACGACAAATGAGCTTCGCTTGCTCCGCAAAGAGCTGCAAATCGTCTTTCAGGACCCGTGTGCTTCACTCGATCCGCGGATGAAGATTCGCGATGTGCTCCTGGAGCCTTTGGAGATTCACCGCATTGGAAGCAACCAGGAGCGCCTGCGCATGGTGGAAGAGATCCTCGACATTGTCGGGCTGGGCGGACACTATGCAAACCGCTATCCGCATGAATTCAGCGGAGGACAGAGGCAGCGCATCGGGATTGCGCGCTCATTGATCCTGCGACCGTCGTTGATCGTCGCCGACGAGCCGGTGTCGGCCCTGGACGTGTCCATTCAGTCCCAGATTCTCAACCTGCTTCAGGATCTGCAGGAACAGTTTGATCTCACCTATCTGTTTATTTCGCATGATCTGAGCGTGGTGAAGCATATCAGCGACCGTGTCGGGGTGATGTACCTGGGCAGGCTGGTGGAGTTTGCACCAAAAGAAAAGCTGTACGCTGCCCCGGCCCACCCGTATACTCAGGCGCTGCTCTCGGCCGCTCCTGTGGCCAATCCGGATGCCAAGCCGCAGCGGATCATACTGACCGGAGATGTTCCGAATCCGGCCAATCCTCCCAGCGGGTGTGCGTTTCATACGCGTTGTCCGTTTGTCATGGACAAATGCAAGAGTACCAGGCCGGAGCTGGGCGCTTTGGACGGGGATGGTCATCTGGTTGCTTGTCATCTTCATCAGTAG